From one Actinomyces sp. Marseille-P3109 genomic stretch:
- the scpB gene encoding SMC-Scp complex subunit ScpB has product MNDVAEPQLRSAAEAILIVADEPVTTSAIAEALGLDERAAEELLDDLAAEYRGETPGSRPHGFLLRRAAGGWRFASVPEHADLVEQFVIGGATARLSQAALETLAVVAYRQPVTRGRVAMIRGVNVDGVMRTLHARGLIEEAGAETSGAILYRTTGEFLEYLGINSLDELPPLAPYLPRVEALGEIVEQAEETAVRRNP; this is encoded by the coding sequence ATGAACGATGTCGCCGAGCCCCAGTTGCGCAGCGCCGCCGAGGCGATCCTCATCGTTGCCGACGAACCGGTGACCACCTCCGCGATCGCTGAGGCCCTCGGCCTCGATGAGCGAGCGGCCGAGGAGCTGCTCGATGACCTGGCCGCCGAGTATCGGGGAGAGACTCCCGGCAGCCGTCCCCATGGGTTCCTCCTGCGGCGGGCGGCCGGCGGGTGGCGCTTCGCCTCCGTGCCCGAGCACGCCGACCTCGTCGAGCAGTTCGTCATCGGCGGGGCCACGGCGCGCCTGAGCCAGGCCGCCCTGGAGACCCTCGCCGTCGTCGCCTACCGGCAACCGGTCACCCGTGGACGCGTCGCGATGATCCGCGGCGTCAACGTCGACGGCGTCATGCGTACCCTGCACGCCCGCGGCCTCATCGAGGAGGCCGGGGCTGAGACCTCCGGTGCGATCCTGTACCGGACCACGGGAGAGTTCCTGGAGTACCTGGGAATCAACTCCCTGGACGAGCTGCCGCCCCTGGCCCCGTACCTGCCTCGCGTCGAGGCGCTGGGAGAGATCGTCGAGCAGGCCGAGGAGACGGCCGTAAGGAGGAACCCATGA